One window of Cellulomonas shaoxiangyii genomic DNA carries:
- a CDS encoding GH39 family glycosyl hydrolase, whose product MRTVVPALPSGPLPDAWRACVGTGRMNLALRADYRDSLAQVQRDIGFRHIRGHGLVSDDMGLLRTDEVDGRTHSRYSFSYVDQVHDFFLSVGIRPFLELGFMPSQLASGDQTVFWWKGNVTPPRDHGEWAALVQALLRHQIDRYGIDEVRRWPIEVWNEPNLAGFWKDADQEAYFRLYEETARAVKDVDAELQVGGPAICGGSDDEWWAPFADFVTRRDVPIDFVSRHAYATGPAQHVPFGTYQTLMPPQDLLEQFDAPRRYLQDTRLAGLPVHITEFNTSYRPDNPIHDTAYNAAYLAPVLAGGGDVVDSFSYWTFCDVFEETNIPTSFFHGGFGMLTHRQVAKPTYHLYAFMARMGRDVLARGEDHLVCVDPDGRVTVLAWQPVGGTDGAEAPASHRLELSVPVPAGTPAAFVRRERVNEHDGNAFAAWRELGRPMYPTARELDLMRACATPATEHAHASVHDGRVDLDLDLARHEVTFVEVLPVTPTHHEGLDDRRILGVDDDRLVARHERLRA is encoded by the coding sequence GTGCGCACCGTCGTCCCCGCCCTGCCCTCCGGCCCGCTCCCCGACGCCTGGCGCGCCTGCGTCGGCACCGGACGCATGAACCTCGCCCTGCGTGCCGACTACCGCGACTCCCTGGCCCAGGTGCAGCGCGACATCGGCTTCCGCCACATCCGCGGCCACGGCCTGGTCTCGGACGACATGGGCCTGCTGCGCACCGACGAGGTCGACGGCCGCACGCACAGCCGCTACTCGTTCAGCTACGTGGACCAGGTGCACGACTTCTTCCTCTCGGTCGGCATCCGCCCGTTCCTCGAGCTCGGGTTCATGCCGTCGCAGCTCGCGTCGGGCGACCAGACCGTGTTCTGGTGGAAGGGCAACGTCACGCCGCCGCGCGACCACGGCGAGTGGGCCGCGCTGGTGCAGGCGCTGCTGCGCCACCAGATCGACCGGTACGGCATCGACGAGGTGCGCCGCTGGCCCATCGAGGTGTGGAACGAGCCGAACCTCGCGGGGTTCTGGAAGGACGCCGACCAGGAGGCGTACTTCCGCCTCTACGAGGAGACCGCGCGCGCGGTCAAGGACGTCGACGCGGAGCTGCAGGTCGGCGGCCCGGCCATCTGCGGCGGCTCCGACGACGAGTGGTGGGCGCCGTTCGCCGACTTCGTGACCCGGCGTGACGTGCCGATCGACTTCGTCAGCCGGCACGCGTACGCGACCGGGCCGGCGCAGCACGTCCCGTTCGGGACCTACCAGACGCTGATGCCGCCGCAGGACCTGCTCGAGCAGTTCGACGCGCCGCGGCGGTACCTGCAGGACACGCGCCTGGCGGGCCTGCCGGTGCACATCACCGAGTTCAACACCTCGTACCGCCCGGACAACCCGATCCACGACACGGCCTACAACGCGGCCTACCTGGCCCCCGTCCTCGCGGGCGGCGGCGACGTCGTCGACTCCTTCTCGTACTGGACGTTCTGCGACGTGTTCGAGGAGACGAACATCCCGACGTCGTTCTTCCACGGCGGGTTCGGCATGCTGACGCACCGGCAGGTCGCCAAGCCGACGTACCACCTGTACGCGTTCATGGCGCGGATGGGCCGCGACGTCCTCGCGCGCGGCGAGGACCACCTCGTGTGCGTCGACCCGGACGGCCGCGTGACGGTGCTCGCGTGGCAGCCGGTCGGCGGCACGGACGGCGCCGAGGCGCCGGCGTCGCACCGGCTCGAGCTGTCGGTGCCGGTGCCGGCCGGCACGCCCGCCGCGTTCGTGCGCCGCGAGCGCGTCAACGAGCACGACGGCAACGCGTTCGCCGCGTGGCGCGAGCTCGGCCGTCCGATGTACCCGACGGCGCGCGAGCTGGACCTGATGCGCGCGTGCGCGACGCCCGCGACCGAGCACGCGCACGCGTCCGTGCACGACGGCCGGGTCGACCTCGACCTGGACCTCGCCCGTCACGAGGTCACGTTCGTCGAGGTGCTGCCCGTGACGCCGACGCACCACGAGGGCCTCGACGACCGCCGCATCCTCGGCGTGGACGACGACCGGCTCGTGGCACGGCACGAGCGGCTGCGAGCATGA
- a CDS encoding aldo/keto reductase, with product MPSLQPYRADDARYDAMTYRRTGRSGLDLPALSLGLWHNFGDQTPFETQRAVLRRAFDLGITHLDLANNYGPLPGAAEENFGRHLTRDLRPYRDELVISTKAGYDMWSGPYQDGGSRKYLLSSLDASLARTGLEYVDVFYHHRPDPTTPLEETMGALHHAVTSGKALYVGVSNYTPAQTREAHAILAGMGTRLLIHQPSYSMFNRHVELVGEGQTESLLDAVGDLGVGMIVFSPLAQGLLTGKYLGGEAPAGSRAAGASPFLSSRSLSETYLARARALDEIASGRGQSLAQLALSWVLRDERVTSALIGASSVAQLEDNVQALAAAPLTADEIAAIDEHAVDGTGR from the coding sequence ATGCCGAGCCTGCAGCCGTACCGTGCCGACGACGCCCGATACGACGCGATGACCTACCGCCGCACCGGCCGCTCCGGCCTCGACCTGCCCGCGCTGTCGCTGGGCCTGTGGCACAACTTCGGCGACCAGACGCCGTTCGAGACGCAGCGCGCGGTGCTGCGCCGGGCGTTCGACCTCGGCATCACGCACCTGGACCTCGCGAACAACTACGGCCCGCTGCCGGGCGCCGCCGAGGAGAACTTCGGCCGGCACCTCACGCGCGACCTGCGCCCGTACCGCGACGAGCTCGTCATCTCGACGAAGGCCGGCTACGACATGTGGTCGGGCCCGTACCAGGACGGCGGCTCCCGCAAGTACCTGCTGTCCTCGCTCGACGCGTCCCTCGCCCGCACGGGCCTGGAGTACGTCGACGTCTTCTACCACCACCGCCCGGACCCGACGACGCCCCTCGAGGAGACGATGGGCGCGCTGCACCACGCGGTGACCAGCGGCAAGGCGCTGTACGTCGGCGTCTCGAACTACACGCCGGCGCAGACGCGCGAGGCGCACGCGATCCTCGCGGGGATGGGCACGCGGCTGCTCATCCACCAGCCGAGCTACTCGATGTTCAACCGGCACGTCGAGCTGGTCGGCGAGGGGCAGACGGAGTCGCTGCTCGACGCGGTCGGCGACCTGGGCGTCGGCATGATCGTGTTCTCCCCGCTCGCGCAGGGGCTGCTCACGGGCAAGTACCTCGGCGGCGAGGCGCCCGCGGGGTCGCGCGCGGCGGGCGCCAGCCCGTTCCTGTCCTCGCGGTCGCTGTCCGAGACGTACCTGGCGCGGGCGCGCGCGCTGGACGAGATCGCGTCCGGGCGCGGGCAGTCGCTCGCGCAGCTCGCGCTGTCGTGGGTGCTGCGGGACGAGCGTGTGACGTCCGCGCTGATCGGCGCGAGCTCCGTCGCGCAGCTCGAGGACAACGTGCAGGCGCTGGCCGCCGCGCCGCTGACCGCGGACGAGATCGCGGCGATCGACGAGCACGCGGTCGACGGCACGGGTCGCTGA
- a CDS encoding hemolysin family protein, giving the protein MSDPLTVVLTTVALIALSAFFVAIEFAALAAKGYRLEERAPHSRSARAALRSSRELTVLLAGSQLGITACTLALGAVTKPAVHHWLTPVFEDWGAALWLADAAGFVLALVIVTFLHLVVGEMAPKSWAIAHPETSAIMLATPMRAFMWLTRPLLHVLNEAANWCLRRVGVEPTDQLATGQNPDDLRHLVEHSANVGALDESYSRQIRGALELQTLTVRDLVTAEQPPTAVPADATMADVRAVSRTSGHLRVLVGPADRPDGVAHVRDTLSHTDDAPVAPLVRPVLRLAADAPVAAALTEMRERRQHLAVVHDAAGQVVGVVTLADVLARLFPATPADAGLRGTVGAPG; this is encoded by the coding sequence ATGAGCGACCCGCTGACGGTCGTCCTGACGACCGTGGCCCTGATCGCGCTGAGCGCGTTCTTCGTGGCGATCGAGTTCGCGGCGCTCGCCGCCAAGGGGTACCGGCTGGAGGAGCGGGCGCCGCACAGCCGGTCGGCGCGCGCCGCGCTGCGCAGCTCGCGGGAGCTGACCGTCCTGCTGGCCGGCTCGCAGCTGGGCATCACCGCCTGCACGCTGGCCCTCGGTGCCGTCACCAAGCCGGCCGTGCACCACTGGCTCACGCCGGTGTTCGAGGACTGGGGTGCGGCGCTGTGGCTGGCCGACGCGGCCGGCTTCGTGCTCGCGCTCGTGATCGTGACGTTCCTGCACCTGGTCGTCGGCGAGATGGCGCCGAAGTCGTGGGCCATCGCCCACCCGGAGACGTCGGCGATCATGCTGGCCACGCCCATGCGGGCGTTCATGTGGCTGACCCGCCCGCTGCTGCACGTGCTCAACGAGGCGGCGAACTGGTGCCTGCGCAGGGTGGGCGTCGAGCCGACCGACCAGCTCGCGACGGGCCAGAACCCGGACGACCTGCGGCACCTGGTGGAGCACTCCGCCAACGTGGGCGCACTGGACGAGTCGTACTCGCGCCAGATCCGCGGCGCCCTGGAGCTGCAGACGCTGACCGTGCGGGACCTGGTCACCGCCGAGCAACCGCCCACGGCCGTGCCGGCCGACGCCACGATGGCCGACGTGCGGGCGGTCAGCCGCACCTCGGGGCACCTGCGGGTGCTGGTCGGCCCGGCCGACCGGCCGGACGGGGTCGCGCACGTGCGCGACACGTTGTCCCACACCGACGACGCCCCCGTCGCGCCGCTCGTGCGGCCGGTGCTGCGCCTCGCGGCGGACGCACCGGTCGCGGCGGCGCTGACGGAGATGCGGGAGCGGCGCCAGCACCTCGCGGTGGTGCACGACGCGGCGGGCCAGGTGGTCGGCGTCGTCACGCTGGCCGACGTGCTGGCGCGGCTGTTCCCGGCGACGCCCGCCGACGCAGGCCTGCGCGGGACCGTCGGCGCGCCTGGGTAG
- a CDS encoding hemolysin family protein: MWVLSLLLGLLVVLAITAVTGYFVAQEFAYMAVDRSRLNARAADGDAGARRALTVTRRTSFMLSGAQLGITVTGLLVGYVAEPLIGESLGEALGGVGVPTGVGIAVGTVLALLLSTLIQMLFGELFPKNLAIARPEPVAVALATSTTLYLKVLGWLIRVFDSASNALLRVLRIEPVHDVEHSATARDLGHIVAESAETGDLPRELSMLLDRILDFPEQDVEHAMIPRSRVDVVRTGETVAQVRTRMSEGHSRYPVLGDDDEVRGVVHLQDVLAAEGPQDALVDTLMRPAQLLPTSMSLPDALRRLAGARNQLACVLDEYGGLAGVLTFEDLAEELVGEITDEHDPSDASAAVVEDDGSWTMAGDVHVDEVERAVGRDLPRGDYETIGGLTTAVHGALPDAGTSVVVLLPGDPGDLAHAGAPDPVWMRVEVLGLERHVPALVRVTVPAAPPPTGAERATAIAYEQEDHR, from the coding sequence ATGTGGGTGCTCTCGCTCCTGCTGGGTCTGCTGGTCGTGCTGGCGATCACGGCGGTGACGGGCTACTTCGTGGCCCAGGAGTTCGCGTACATGGCGGTGGACCGGTCCCGGCTGAACGCGCGGGCGGCCGACGGCGACGCGGGCGCCCGGCGCGCGCTGACGGTGACGCGCCGCACGTCGTTCATGCTGTCGGGCGCGCAGCTCGGCATCACGGTGACGGGCCTGCTCGTCGGCTACGTGGCCGAGCCGCTGATCGGTGAGTCCCTGGGCGAGGCCCTCGGCGGCGTCGGGGTCCCCACGGGTGTGGGCATCGCGGTGGGGACGGTCCTCGCCCTGCTGCTGTCGACGCTGATCCAGATGCTGTTCGGCGAGCTGTTCCCGAAGAACCTCGCGATCGCCCGGCCCGAGCCCGTGGCGGTGGCGCTCGCCACGTCGACCACGCTGTACCTGAAGGTGCTCGGCTGGCTGATCCGCGTGTTCGACTCGGCGTCCAACGCGCTGCTGCGCGTGCTGCGGATCGAGCCGGTGCACGACGTGGAGCACTCGGCGACCGCGCGCGACCTGGGCCACATCGTCGCGGAGTCGGCGGAGACGGGGGACCTGCCGCGCGAGCTGTCGATGCTGCTCGACCGGATCCTCGACTTCCCGGAGCAGGACGTCGAGCACGCGATGATCCCGCGGTCGCGTGTCGACGTGGTCCGCACGGGCGAGACCGTCGCGCAGGTGCGGACCCGGATGAGCGAGGGGCACTCCCGCTACCCCGTGCTCGGCGACGACGACGAGGTGCGCGGCGTCGTGCACCTGCAGGACGTGCTCGCCGCCGAAGGCCCGCAGGACGCCCTGGTCGACACCCTGATGCGCCCCGCCCAGCTCCTGCCGACGTCGATGAGCCTGCCCGACGCGCTGCGCCGGCTGGCCGGCGCCCGCAACCAGCTCGCGTGCGTGCTCGACGAGTACGGCGGCCTGGCCGGCGTGCTCACGTTCGAGGACCTCGCCGAGGAGCTGGTCGGGGAGATCACGGACGAGCACGACCCGTCCGACGCGTCCGCCGCGGTCGTGGAGGACGACGGGTCCTGGACCATGGCCGGCGACGTGCACGTCGACGAGGTCGAGCGGGCCGTGGGCCGCGACCTGCCCCGCGGGGACTACGAGACGATCGGCGGGCTCACGACCGCCGTGCACGGTGCGCTGCCGGACGCCGGCACGAGCGTCGTCGTGCTGCTGCCGGGCGACCCGGGCGACCTCGCGCACGCGGGCGCGCCGGACCCGGTGTGGATGCGGGTCGAGGTGCTCGGGCTCGAGCGGCACGTGCCCGCCCTGGTCCGCGTCACCGTGCCCGCCGCACCGCCGCCCACCGGGGCGGAGCGCGCGACCGCCATCGCCTACGAGCAGGAGGACCACCGATGA
- a CDS encoding DUF624 domain-containing protein has protein sequence MTHDGVRRGAPDDEIGAGPLSRGAAVVWWVLVVSALTVLTGGLPLAVVPLLAVDASNAPLVALAFVPLGPALAAAVFTWRRFVADRDLSPGRHFWRGYRLNVLDVLRWWVPTLAALAVISIGAGNLDSAGVPAGYGVVLLVVAVAVALWAVNALVLSATLSLRTRDVARLAAYYLAARPLVTLGALSLLVLCAGVVWLWSDWVLVGLLGLLALALTRNAGPVLTDAAARFTRPADHA, from the coding sequence ATGACCCACGACGGTGTGCGACGCGGTGCCCCCGACGACGAGATCGGTGCCGGCCCGCTGTCGCGGGGTGCGGCGGTGGTGTGGTGGGTGCTCGTGGTGAGCGCGCTCACCGTGCTCACGGGCGGGCTGCCGCTCGCCGTCGTCCCGCTGCTGGCGGTCGACGCGAGCAACGCGCCGCTCGTCGCGCTCGCGTTCGTCCCGCTGGGCCCGGCGCTCGCCGCCGCGGTGTTCACGTGGCGCCGGTTCGTCGCGGACCGGGACCTGAGCCCGGGCCGGCACTTCTGGCGCGGGTACCGGCTCAACGTCCTCGACGTGCTGCGCTGGTGGGTCCCGACGCTCGCGGCGCTCGCCGTGATCTCGATCGGCGCCGGCAACCTCGACTCCGCGGGCGTGCCCGCGGGGTACGGCGTCGTGCTGCTCGTCGTGGCCGTGGCGGTGGCGCTGTGGGCCGTCAACGCGCTGGTGCTGTCCGCGACGCTGAGCCTGCGCACGCGGGACGTCGCGCGCCTCGCCGCGTACTACCTGGCGGCGCGCCCGCTCGTGACGCTCGGCGCGCTCTCGCTGCTCGTGCTGTGCGCCGGTGTCGTCTGGCTCTGGTCCGACTGGGTGCTCGTCGGCCTGCTCGGGCTGCTCGCGCTCGCCCTCACGCGCAACGCCGGCCCCGTGCTGACCGACGCGGCGGCCCGCTTCACCCGTCCCGCCGACCACGCATGA
- a CDS encoding TerC family protein codes for MTPLVAAADPASGSAISTVATPLMWGLTLAGVIALLALDFLVTRRPHEVSMKEAAGWSAFYIALPLAFGGWIWSQYGQQTGVEYLTGYLVEKSLSVDNLFVFMLLLTAFAVPAVLQQRVLLWGIIGALVLRGIFIALGAAFLANFAVAFLVFGIILLATGVKILRDQVTGAGHDVDVATMRSVRLIRRFMPVTDDYRGTRMSVVENGRRMLTPFAVVVVAVFATDIVFAVDSVPAVYGITGDPYLVFATNAFALLGLRALYFVLQGALSKLVHLGYGLAAILGFIGVKLVLHWAHGVWPGVPTIPTVWSLVVIVAILGVVTATSLYATRGEDGDAEGSAHVAEPGAQHHR; via the coding sequence TTGACCCCACTTGTCGCCGCCGCCGACCCCGCGTCCGGCTCGGCCATCAGCACCGTCGCCACGCCCCTGATGTGGGGCCTGACCCTCGCGGGCGTCATCGCGCTGCTCGCGCTCGACTTCCTCGTCACGCGCAGGCCGCACGAGGTCTCGATGAAGGAGGCGGCCGGCTGGTCGGCCTTCTACATCGCGCTGCCGCTCGCGTTCGGCGGCTGGATCTGGTCGCAGTACGGCCAGCAGACCGGCGTCGAGTACCTCACCGGCTACCTCGTCGAGAAGTCGTTGTCGGTGGACAACCTGTTCGTCTTCATGCTGCTGCTCACCGCGTTCGCGGTGCCGGCGGTCCTGCAGCAGCGCGTCCTGCTGTGGGGGATCATCGGCGCGCTCGTGCTGCGCGGCATCTTCATCGCGCTCGGTGCGGCGTTCCTCGCGAACTTCGCGGTCGCGTTCCTCGTCTTCGGGATCATCCTGCTCGCCACGGGCGTGAAGATCCTGCGGGACCAGGTCACGGGCGCCGGCCACGACGTCGACGTCGCGACCATGCGCTCGGTCCGGCTCATCCGCCGCTTCATGCCGGTCACGGACGACTACCGCGGCACGCGCATGTCGGTCGTCGAGAACGGCCGGCGGATGCTCACGCCGTTCGCCGTCGTCGTGGTCGCGGTGTTCGCGACCGACATCGTCTTCGCCGTCGACTCCGTGCCGGCCGTCTACGGCATCACCGGCGACCCCTACCTCGTGTTCGCCACGAACGCCTTCGCCCTGCTCGGTCTGCGCGCCCTGTACTTCGTGCTGCAGGGGGCCCTGTCCAAGCTCGTGCACCTCGGCTACGGCCTCGCCGCGATCCTCGGGTTCATCGGCGTCAAGCTCGTCCTGCACTGGGCGCACGGCGTCTGGCCCGGCGTCCCGACCATCCCGACGGTCTGGTCGCTCGTCGTCATCGTCGCGATCCTCGGGGTCGTCACGGCGACGAGCCTGTACGCGACGCGCGGCGAGGACGGCGACGCCGAGGGCTCCGCCCACGTCGCCGAGCCGGGCGCGCAGCACCACCGCTGA
- a CDS encoding beta-galactosidase, giving the protein MTPDGPGLPLSDHLRYGGDYNPEQWPEHVWDADHAAFTAARISTLTVGVFAWAHLQPAEDRYDFSRLDAIVSRVAAEGRQVVLATPSGAMPPWLARAYPEACRVDFEGHEKRYGGRHNHCPSSPAFRRLSVAMADRLAERYADHPAVVAWHVGNEYGGACYCDRCAAGFRVWLRGRYGTLDRLNAAWSTVFWSHLYGDWEEVVPPNALSEHWRGPNHTAFHGATLDYRRFMSDALLGGFVAEKAAIRAHDAATPVTTNLMGFFQPVDYHRWAPHLDFASWDNYPPADDPLRTAARMAATHAAMRGLKGGQPFWVMEQTPSTTASRDVNPVKRPGVLALWTWQSVAHGADATLYFQMRQSRGACEKYHGAVLDHSGRTDTRVFREVTELGGALAVTGDALLGARTPARVALLLDWDSWWAVEMTDGYNRHVGYLATFLRYHRALWHANVPVDVVPVTADLSGYDVVVAPLLHMLKGDVADRLGAHVERGGSLVTTFYGGRVDEDTSAFLGEPPLDALLGVRVEETDSAVPGAANPVTLHLPGGDVVHAAELVFELLVPHPGTEVVGTYGADFYAGTPAVTRATRGEGQAWHVGTGLDDDGVAAVLRAVLDRHGLVGPHAADAGVEVADRLAPDGTCYRFLLHHGDGLRTITLEVGGTDLLTGREVAVGEELTLAPAQVMVLRQGTAC; this is encoded by the coding sequence ATGACCCCGGACGGCCCCGGTCTGCCGCTCTCCGACCACCTGCGCTACGGCGGTGACTACAACCCCGAGCAGTGGCCGGAGCACGTGTGGGACGCGGACCACGCGGCGTTCACCGCGGCCCGCATCTCGACGCTGACCGTCGGGGTCTTCGCGTGGGCGCACCTGCAGCCGGCGGAGGACCGCTACGACTTCTCCCGGCTGGACGCGATCGTCTCGCGCGTGGCCGCGGAGGGCCGGCAGGTGGTCCTCGCGACGCCGAGCGGCGCGATGCCGCCGTGGCTCGCGCGGGCGTACCCGGAGGCGTGCCGCGTCGACTTCGAGGGACACGAGAAGCGGTACGGAGGGCGGCACAACCACTGCCCGTCCTCGCCCGCGTTCCGGCGGCTGTCGGTCGCGATGGCCGACCGGCTCGCGGAGCGGTACGCCGACCACCCCGCGGTCGTCGCGTGGCACGTCGGCAACGAGTACGGGGGTGCGTGCTACTGCGACCGCTGCGCGGCGGGGTTCCGGGTCTGGCTGCGCGGGCGCTACGGCACGCTGGACCGCCTGAACGCGGCGTGGAGCACGGTGTTCTGGTCGCACCTGTACGGCGACTGGGAGGAGGTCGTGCCGCCGAACGCGCTGTCCGAGCACTGGCGCGGCCCGAACCATACGGCCTTCCACGGCGCGACGCTCGACTACCGGCGCTTCATGTCCGACGCGCTGCTCGGCGGGTTCGTCGCGGAGAAGGCCGCGATCCGCGCGCACGACGCCGCGACGCCCGTCACGACGAACCTCATGGGCTTCTTCCAGCCCGTCGACTACCACCGCTGGGCGCCGCACCTCGACTTCGCGTCGTGGGACAACTACCCGCCCGCGGACGACCCGCTGCGCACGGCCGCCCGCATGGCCGCGACGCACGCCGCGATGCGCGGGCTCAAGGGGGGGCAGCCGTTCTGGGTCATGGAGCAGACGCCGTCGACGACCGCGTCGCGCGACGTCAACCCCGTGAAGCGCCCGGGCGTGCTGGCGCTGTGGACGTGGCAGTCGGTCGCGCACGGCGCCGACGCGACGCTGTACTTCCAGATGCGCCAGTCCCGCGGCGCGTGCGAGAAGTACCACGGCGCCGTGCTCGACCACTCGGGCCGCACGGACACGCGCGTGTTCCGGGAGGTCACGGAGCTGGGCGGCGCGCTCGCCGTCACGGGGGACGCGCTGCTCGGCGCCCGCACGCCGGCGCGCGTGGCACTGCTGCTCGACTGGGACTCGTGGTGGGCGGTCGAGATGACCGACGGCTACAACCGGCACGTCGGCTACCTCGCCACGTTCCTGCGCTACCACCGGGCGCTGTGGCACGCGAACGTCCCCGTCGACGTCGTGCCGGTGACCGCGGACCTGTCCGGGTACGACGTGGTGGTCGCGCCGCTGCTGCACATGCTCAAGGGCGACGTGGCCGACCGGCTCGGCGCGCACGTCGAACGCGGCGGGTCCCTCGTCACGACGTTCTACGGGGGCCGGGTCGACGAGGACACCAGCGCCTTCCTCGGTGAGCCGCCGCTGGACGCGCTGCTGGGCGTGCGCGTCGAGGAGACCGACTCGGCCGTGCCCGGCGCGGCGAACCCCGTGACGCTGCACCTGCCCGGCGGCGACGTCGTGCACGCCGCGGAGCTCGTCTTCGAGCTGCTCGTGCCGCACCCCGGCACCGAGGTGGTCGGCACGTACGGCGCCGACTTCTACGCCGGCACCCCCGCCGTCACGCGGGCGACGCGCGGCGAGGGGCAGGCGTGGCACGTCGGCACGGGTCTGGACGACGACGGCGTCGCGGCGGTGCTGCGCGCGGTGCTCGACCGGCACGGGCTGGTCGGCCCGCACGCCGCCGACGCGGGCGTCGAGGTCGCGGACCGGCTCGCGCCCGACGGCACCTGCTACCGCTTCCTGCTGCACCACGGCGACGGCCTGCGCACGATCACGCTCGAGGTGGGCGGCACCGACCTGCTCACGGGCCGCGAGGTCGCCGTGGGGGAGGAGCTGACCCTCGCGCCGGCGCAGGTGATGGTCCTGCGGCAGGGCACCGCCTGCTGA